One Misgurnus anguillicaudatus chromosome 22, ASM2758022v2, whole genome shotgun sequence DNA segment encodes these proteins:
- the LOC129440601 gene encoding C-X-C motif chemokine 11-6, producing MKIATVFVVLACLFAVEVEGQDRALKGRCRCAGKGVNVVLPKMIKKVEIIPSSPSCENMEIVVTLKGSEQKCLNVESKFTKNYIMKALKKRIK from the exons ATGAAGATTGCTACTGTTTTTGTGGTTCTTGCCTGCCTCTTTGCTGTAGAGGTAGAAG GTCAAGATAGAGCTCTAAAGGGCAGGTGTCGTTGTGCTGGCAAAGGTGTGAACGTGGTTCTCCCCAAAATGATTAAAAAGGTCGAAATCATACCATCAAGTCCTTCTTGTGAAAACATGGAGATTGT TGTTACTCTAAAGGGTTCAGAACAGAAATGCCTAAATGTAGAATCTAAATTCACCAAGAATTACATCATGAAGGCTCTTAAGAAAAG GATCAAGTAG
- the LOC129440599 gene encoding C-X-C motif chemokine 11-6 isoform X1 gives MKTVAAFVFLACLVAVGVNGQDRSSKGRCFCADKGVNMVLVKNIEKVEIIPPSPSCAKQEIIVTLKNGAGLKCMNPESKFTKNILKSLEKRSQQ, from the exons CAGCTTTTGTTTTTCTGGCCTGTCTGGTGGCTGTAGGAGTGAATG GGCAGGACAGGTCTTCCAAAGGCAGATGTTTCTGTGCTGATAAAGGAGTAAATATGGTTTTGGTAAAGAACATTGAGAAGGTTGAAATCATACCTCCAAGTCCATCTTGTGCAAAACAGGAGATTAT TGTTACTCTAAAAAATGGTGCAGGACTGAAATGCATGAATCCAGAGTCTAAATTCACAAAAAATATCCTCAAGTCTCTTGAAAAACG GAGCCAACAGTAG
- the flot2a gene encoding flotillin-2a isoform X2, with protein MGNCHTVGPNEALVVSGACCGSDEKSYTVGGWAWAWWLITDIQKLSLEIMTILCRCENIETSEGVPLDVTGVAQVKVMTDKELLGYACEQFLGKTVAEIKSVILQTLEGHLRSILGTLTVEQIYQDRDQFARLVREVAAPDVGRMGIEILSFTIKDVYDKVEYLSSLGKSQTAAVQRDADIGVAEAERDAGIREAECKREMMDVKFQADTKMADSKRELEMQKAAFNQEVNTKKAASQLAYELQAAKEQQKIRLEEIEIEVVQRKKQISIEEKEIMRTDKELIATVRRPAEAEAYKMQQLAEAQKMKKVLTAQAEAEKIKRIGEAEAGSIEAVGKAEAQRMKLKAEAYQQYGEAAKTALVLEALPKIAEKVAAPLSRTNEIVILSGDGGRVTGEVNRLLAELPVSVNALTGVDLSKIPLLQKMTNPQA; from the exons ATGGGGAATTGCCATACGGTGGGACCAAACGAAGCCTTAGTGGTGTCAG GTGCATGCTGTGGCTCAGATGAGAAGAGCTATACAGTGGGAGGCTGGGCTTGGGCGTGGTGGCTTATCACTGACATTCAGAA ACTATCTCTGGAGATAATGACCATCCTGTGTCGCTGTGAGAATATCGAAACTTCGGAGGGTGTCCCCTTGGATGTGACAGGGGTCGCTCAG GTGAAGGTCATGACCGACAAAGAGTTGCTGGGTTATGCCTGTGAACAGTTCCTGGGCAAGACAGTGGCAGAAATTAAAAGTGTCATTCTGCAGACACTGGAGGGTCACCTCCGCTCTATTCTGG GGACCCTGACAGTGGAGCAGATCTATCAGGACAGAGATCAGTTTGCTAGGCTGGTGAGGGAGGTGGCAGCTCCTGATGTGGGCAGGATGGGTATTGAGATCCTGAGCTTTACTATTA AGGATGTCTATGATAAGGTGGAATATCTGAGCTCTTTAGGGAAATCTCAGACTGCTGCTGTTCAGAGAGATGCTGATATTGGAGTAGCAGAAGCCGAAAGAGACGCTGGAATCAGG GAAGCAGAATGTAAGAGGGAGATGATGGATGTGAAGTTCCAAGCCGATACAAAAATGGCCGACTCAAAGCGAGAGCTGGAAATGCAGAAAGCTGCTTTCAATCAAGAAGTAAACACGAAGAAAGCTGCT TCACAGTTAGCCTATGAGCTTCAGGCAGCCAAAGAACAGCAGAAGATCCGACTGGAGGAGATCGAGATTGAGGTCGTCCAGAGAAAGAAGCAGATCTCCATTGAGGAAAAGGAAATTATGAGGACAGATAAGGAGCTTATCGCCACTGTGAGGAGACCGGCTGAGGCAGAGGCCTACAAGATGCAGCAGCTCGCAGAGGCACAGAA GATGAAGAAAGTGTTGACCGCACAGGCTGAAGCAGAGAAGATCAAGCGTATTGGAGAGGCAGAGGCTGGTTCTATTGAAGCTGTTGGTAAAGCTGAAGCACAGAGGATGAAACTCAAAGCTGAAGCTTATCAGCAGTACGGAGAGGCTGCCAAAACCGCCCTCGTCCTGGAGGCTCTGCCAAAG ATTGCTGAGAAGGTCGCAGCACCTTTGTCCCGTACCAATGAGATTGTCATCCTGAGTGGAGATGGTGGCCGTGTCACTGGGGAAGTTAATCGTCTGTTGGCTGAACTTCCTGTTTCTGTGAACGCCCTTACAGGGGTGGATTTGTCCAAG ATACCACTGCTGCAGAAAATGACCAATCCTCAGGCTTGA
- the flot2a gene encoding flotillin-2a isoform X1 yields MGNCHTVGPNEALVVSGACCGSDEKSYTVGGWAWAWWLITDIQKITLEIMTLQPKCEDVETAEGVAITVTGVAQVKVMTDKELLGYACEQFLGKTVAEIKSVILQTLEGHLRSILGTLTVEQIYQDRDQFARLVREVAAPDVGRMGIEILSFTIKDVYDKVEYLSSLGKSQTAAVQRDADIGVAEAERDAGIREAECKREMMDVKFQADTKMADSKRELEMQKAAFNQEVNTKKAASQLAYELQAAKEQQKIRLEEIEIEVVQRKKQISIEEKEIMRTDKELIATVRRPAEAEAYKMQQLAEAQKMKKVLTAQAEAEKIKRIGEAEAGSIEAVGKAEAQRMKLKAEAYQQYGEAAKTALVLEALPKIAEKVAAPLSRTNEIVILSGDGGRVTGEVNRLLAELPVSVNALTGVDLSKIPLLQKMTNPQA; encoded by the exons ATGGGGAATTGCCATACGGTGGGACCAAACGAAGCCTTAGTGGTGTCAG GTGCATGCTGTGGCTCAGATGAGAAGAGCTATACAGTGGGAGGCTGGGCTTGGGCGTGGTGGCTTATCACTGACATTCAGAA GATAACCCTTGAGATTATGACCCTGCAACCCAAGTGTGAGGATGTAGAGACAGCGGAGGGGGTAGCTATTACTGTCACAGGTGTGGCACAG GTGAAGGTCATGACCGACAAAGAGTTGCTGGGTTATGCCTGTGAACAGTTCCTGGGCAAGACAGTGGCAGAAATTAAAAGTGTCATTCTGCAGACACTGGAGGGTCACCTCCGCTCTATTCTGG GGACCCTGACAGTGGAGCAGATCTATCAGGACAGAGATCAGTTTGCTAGGCTGGTGAGGGAGGTGGCAGCTCCTGATGTGGGCAGGATGGGTATTGAGATCCTGAGCTTTACTATTA AGGATGTCTATGATAAGGTGGAATATCTGAGCTCTTTAGGGAAATCTCAGACTGCTGCTGTTCAGAGAGATGCTGATATTGGAGTAGCAGAAGCCGAAAGAGACGCTGGAATCAGG GAAGCAGAATGTAAGAGGGAGATGATGGATGTGAAGTTCCAAGCCGATACAAAAATGGCCGACTCAAAGCGAGAGCTGGAAATGCAGAAAGCTGCTTTCAATCAAGAAGTAAACACGAAGAAAGCTGCT TCACAGTTAGCCTATGAGCTTCAGGCAGCCAAAGAACAGCAGAAGATCCGACTGGAGGAGATCGAGATTGAGGTCGTCCAGAGAAAGAAGCAGATCTCCATTGAGGAAAAGGAAATTATGAGGACAGATAAGGAGCTTATCGCCACTGTGAGGAGACCGGCTGAGGCAGAGGCCTACAAGATGCAGCAGCTCGCAGAGGCACAGAA GATGAAGAAAGTGTTGACCGCACAGGCTGAAGCAGAGAAGATCAAGCGTATTGGAGAGGCAGAGGCTGGTTCTATTGAAGCTGTTGGTAAAGCTGAAGCACAGAGGATGAAACTCAAAGCTGAAGCTTATCAGCAGTACGGAGAGGCTGCCAAAACCGCCCTCGTCCTGGAGGCTCTGCCAAAG ATTGCTGAGAAGGTCGCAGCACCTTTGTCCCGTACCAATGAGATTGTCATCCTGAGTGGAGATGGTGGCCGTGTCACTGGGGAAGTTAATCGTCTGTTGGCTGAACTTCCTGTTTCTGTGAACGCCCTTACAGGGGTGGATTTGTCCAAG ATACCACTGCTGCAGAAAATGACCAATCCTCAGGCTTGA